One region of Moraxella sp. ZY210820 genomic DNA includes:
- a CDS encoding type II toxin-antitoxin system VapC family toxin, with product MYLLDTNVISESRRRTQYNAQIFTWLESIESKNLYTNAIVMMELERGILSKERKDVSQGKVLRIWFEETVKPAFDGKILPISAKTAQICAKLHIPDLAPENDAWIASSALEHHLILVTRNVQDFARTGVKLFNPFEYEA from the coding sequence ATGTATCTACTGGATACAAATGTGATTAGTGAAAGTCGCAGACGCACTCAGTATAATGCTCAGATATTTACTTGGCTTGAAAGTATTGAAAGCAAAAATTTATATACCAATGCAATTGTGATGATGGAATTAGAGCGTGGTATTTTGTCAAAAGAGAGAAAAGATGTCTCACAGGGTAAAGTCTTACGTATTTGGTTTGAAGAAACGGTAAAACCTGCATTTGATGGTAAAATTTTACCAATCTCTGCTAAAACCGCTCAAATTTGTGCAAAATTGCATATTCCTGATTTAGCACCTGAAAATGATGCGTGGATTGCGAGTTCTGCATTAGAACATCATTTGATATTGGTAACACGTAACGTGCAAGATTTTGCACGAACTGGCGTCAAATTATTTAATCCTTTTGAGTATGAAGCATGA
- a CDS encoding type II toxin-antitoxin system prevent-host-death family antitoxin, giving the protein MTVMTSREFNQHTSLAQKYAQTAPVIITHRGKPAFVLLKYEDYQIPKQPFKSALDVLTPPLEIAEALEFIDLPLQPRSKAQRPPVDFGDD; this is encoded by the coding sequence ATGACCGTAATGACCAGTCGAGAATTTAACCAACACACCAGCCTCGCTCAAAAATATGCACAAACAGCCCCTGTGATTATTACACATCGTGGTAAGCCTGCTTTTGTGTTATTAAAATATGAAGATTATCAAATACCAAAGCAACCATTTAAAAGTGCATTAGATGTTTTAACACCCCCTTTAGAGATTGCTGAAGCATTGGAATTTATTGATTTACCGTTACAACCACGCAGTAAAGCCCAACGCCCACCTGTTGATTTTGGAGATGATTAA
- the rsmA gene encoding 16S rRNA (adenine(1518)-N(6)/adenine(1519)-N(6))-dimethyltransferase RsmA: protein MHITPLNPKDEGHQARKRFGQNFLHDQRVIEKIVRSVNPKQGETVVEIGPGLAALTAPLISEVEHLTVVELDRDLAKGLPSRVPYPERLTIVEADALKYDFSQLVNENKPLRIVGNLPYNISTPLLFHLLTFGNAIQDMHFMLQKEVVERITAEPNSKEYGRLSVMIQYYCQATYLFEVPAGAFNPPPKVTSAVFRLVPYKDKPIIAKNEQKLAQLVAHVFTQRRKTLRNSLKNMLNDGAFERTGIDEMARPETLTLAEFVALADEMV from the coding sequence ATGCACATTACGCCACTCAACCCCAAAGATGAAGGTCATCAAGCTCGTAAACGTTTTGGACAAAATTTCTTACATGATCAACGTGTGATTGAAAAAATTGTGCGTTCAGTTAATCCTAAACAAGGCGAAACTGTGGTTGAAATTGGACCGGGTTTGGCGGCTTTAACAGCTCCACTCATCAGTGAAGTGGAACATTTAACGGTGGTGGAATTAGACCGTGATTTAGCCAAAGGTTTGCCAAGTCGTGTGCCATATCCTGAACGTTTGACCATTGTTGAAGCGGACGCTTTAAAATACGATTTTTCTCAATTAGTTAATGAAAATAAGCCATTACGCATTGTCGGAAATTTACCTTATAATATTTCTACACCGTTATTATTTCATCTTTTGACCTTTGGTAATGCCATTCAAGATATGCACTTTATGTTACAAAAAGAAGTAGTGGAACGCATTACCGCCGAACCAAATAGCAAAGAATATGGGCGTTTATCGGTAATGATTCAATATTATTGCCAAGCGACTTATTTATTTGAAGTGCCAGCAGGGGCGTTTAACCCACCGCCCAAAGTAACCAGTGCGGTGTTCCGTTTAGTGCCATATAAAGATAAACCGATTATCGCTAAAAATGAACAAAAATTAGCCCAGTTGGTCGCCCATGTCTTTACACAACGCCGTAAAACTTTACGCAATAGCTTAAAAAATATGCTGAATGATGGTGCATTTGAACGTACAGGTATTGACGAAATGGCTCGTCCAGAAACCCTAACATTAGCAGAGTTTGTCGCTTTGGCTGATGAGATGGTGTGA
- a CDS encoding acetyltransferase, translating into MIYPLSAFLDNGENELLVKKLIAEFSSPKNKDVELFLRQKAIDFERTHNARTYLITNAKMEIQAYFSLSFKEIMVNADKMSKSEIKKLDGFNKNAKRIRVFLIGQIGKNANLVDNPVNLKDIFAQIFHYLLSAREIIGGRAVILECQPIEKLLNLYHQHGFKQLAVLDDDEMKTLYHVL; encoded by the coding sequence ATGATTTATCCATTATCTGCTTTTTTAGACAATGGAGAAAATGAGCTTTTGGTTAAAAAATTGATTGCAGAGTTTTCTAGCCCCAAAAATAAAGATGTGGAATTATTTTTACGACAAAAAGCCATTGATTTTGAGCGTACGCATAATGCTAGAACATATTTAATTACCAATGCTAAGATGGAAATCCAAGCCTATTTTTCTTTATCATTTAAAGAAATTATGGTCAATGCCGATAAAATGAGTAAATCAGAAATTAAAAAATTAGATGGTTTTAATAAAAATGCAAAACGTATTCGTGTATTTTTGATTGGTCAGATTGGTAAAAATGCCAATTTGGTAGATAATCCAGTAAATTTAAAAGATATTTTTGCTCAAATCTTTCATTATTTACTTTCTGCACGGGAAATTATTGGAGGTCGAGCAGTGATTTTAGAATGTCAGCCGATTGAAAAATTATTGAATTTATATCATCAACATGGTTTTAAACAGTTAGCTGTGCTTGATGATGATGAGATGAAAACCTTATATCATGTTTTATGA
- a CDS encoding dicarboxylate transporter/tellurite-resistance protein TehA, with the protein MPNPDKNLFLQACTHMPASYFSVPLGLGALALAWHKAEPVFEYAHSVSLILTMMAILIWVFFLCIYIVKIKVCPQNFLQEYHCPIRFSLIMLIPISSLVIGELLFVLGFLTIGKILIFTSILIQIGYATWRIGMLWRGDTFTENATLPTFYLPAVAANFTSASGLSLLGFHDVAQLFFGAGLFAWIIFEPVLLQYLRTHQIPQALRPTMGIILAPAFVGANAYLSITAGEVDFFAKMLWGYGLLQLLFLIRLFSWIAEGGIDARFWSFSFGLASMAGVAILFYQSPTYHTFGLSAFIFANSAMLILIIFTLIEIFKGRFFKL; encoded by the coding sequence ATGCCTAACCCAGATAAAAATCTATTCTTACAAGCCTGTACCCATATGCCAGCCTCTTATTTTTCTGTACCTTTAGGATTAGGTGCGTTGGCATTAGCATGGCATAAAGCGGAACCTGTTTTTGAATATGCTCATTCTGTCAGTTTAATTCTGACGATGATGGCGATTTTGATCTGGGTATTTTTCTTATGTATTTATATTGTCAAAATTAAAGTCTGTCCCCAAAACTTTTTACAGGAATATCATTGTCCTATTCGATTTTCCTTGATTATGTTGATTCCAATTAGCAGTTTGGTCATTGGTGAATTATTATTTGTTTTAGGTTTTTTGACGATAGGTAAAATCCTTATTTTTACAAGTATATTGATACAAATAGGCTATGCGACTTGGCGAATTGGAATGTTGTGGCGTGGAGATACTTTTACCGAAAATGCAACATTACCTACATTTTATTTACCTGCGGTTGCTGCGAATTTTACCAGTGCTAGTGGGTTGTCATTATTAGGTTTTCATGATGTTGCTCAATTATTTTTTGGAGCTGGATTATTTGCATGGATTATTTTTGAGCCTGTATTATTGCAATATTTACGCACACATCAAATTCCACAAGCATTGCGTCCAACGATGGGGATTATTTTAGCGCCTGCATTTGTTGGAGCGAATGCTTATTTGTCTATTACCGCAGGGGAAGTTGATTTTTTTGCAAAAATGTTATGGGGTTATGGTTTATTGCAATTATTATTTTTAATACGCTTATTTAGCTGGATTGCCGAAGGTGGCATTGATGCGAGATTTTGGAGTTTCTCGTTTGGTTTAGCATCTATGGCAGGTGTAGCAATTTTATTTTATCAAAGCCCAACGTACCATACTTTTGGTTTATCCGCATTTATTTTTGCAAATAGTGCTATGCTGATATTGATAATATTTACTTTGATTGAAATATTTAAAGGACGTTTTTTTAAACTCTGA
- the pdxA gene encoding 4-hydroxythreonine-4-phosphate dehydrogenase PdxA, whose product MKPLYITSGEPAGIGLDICLDLAKRVDERPIVVLADKNALQQRAIMLGLTDIQLIDYTGQHQSSAQNELYVEHIPAHADVVAGELNSQNSAYVLEQLRRSADYAMSGKSVGVATAPVQKSVINEAGIAFSGHTEYYQEFAGVERVVMMLATPNLRVALVTTHLPLRDVADAITTERLTQVIDILIADLQQKFKIQNPKILVCGLNPHAGENGYLGREEIDIINPVLREYQAKGIDITECLPADTLFTPRYLKDADAVLSMFHDQGLPVLKAQGFGEAINITLGLPFIRTSVDHGTALSLAGTGQASASSLNVAVDLALQLAR is encoded by the coding sequence ATGAAACCTCTATATATCACCAGTGGTGAGCCTGCTGGTATTGGCTTGGACATTTGTTTAGATTTGGCGAAACGTGTTGATGAACGCCCAATTGTCGTATTGGCGGATAAAAATGCCTTACAACAGCGTGCTATAATGTTGGGTTTGACGGATATTCAACTGATTGATTATACAGGACAACATCAATCCTCTGCCCAAAATGAATTGTATGTTGAGCATATTCCCGCTCATGCTGATGTAGTCGCAGGCGAGTTAAATTCGCAAAATTCGGCTTATGTATTGGAACAGCTTCGCCGTTCGGCAGATTATGCAATGAGCGGAAAAAGTGTTGGGGTGGCAACTGCTCCTGTACAAAAATCAGTCATCAATGAGGCAGGTATTGCCTTTAGCGGACATACTGAATATTATCAAGAATTTGCAGGTGTGGAACGTGTTGTGATGATGTTGGCAACGCCGAATTTGCGAGTGGCGTTGGTGACTACACATTTGCCATTGCGTGATGTGGCAGATGCCATTACCACTGAACGCTTAACGCAAGTGATTGATATTTTAATTGCGGATTTACAACAAAAATTTAAAATCCAAAATCCTAAAATTTTAGTGTGTGGGTTAAATCCTCATGCAGGCGAAAATGGCTATTTAGGGCGTGAAGAAATTGATATTATTAACCCTGTGTTGCGTGAATATCAAGCAAAAGGAATTGATATTACAGAATGTTTACCTGCGGATACTTTATTTACACCACGTTATTTAAAAGACGCTGATGCAGTATTATCGATGTTTCATGATCAAGGCTTGCCTGTATTAAAAGCACAAGGTTTTGGCGAGGCGATTAATATTACCTTAGGTTTACCATTTATTCGTACTTCGGTGGATCATGGCACGGCATTAAGCTTGGCAGGAACAGGGCAGGCAAGTGCATCAAGTTTAAATGTGGCGGTGGATTTGGCATTACAGTTAGCGAGATAA
- a CDS encoding OmpA family protein — protein sequence MLMKIVKVLGMGAMIAVLTACMHSSGLKHSQVKMLQKQGFQLTDEGWTLALSAQILFDFNSSEVKQENQAEIITLAKNLQKYDLPRVKIIGHTDNVGSEEYNQKLSEQRAQGVTDIFVQAGYQPQNIETIGRGMSQPIVDNDTEEHRAENRRVAIVIVP from the coding sequence ATGTTAATGAAAATAGTTAAAGTTTTAGGAATGGGGGCAATGATTGCTGTCTTAACAGCATGTATGCATTCATCAGGCTTAAAGCATTCTCAGGTTAAAATGTTGCAAAAGCAAGGCTTTCAATTGACTGATGAAGGTTGGACTCTGGCATTATCCGCACAAATTTTATTTGATTTTAATAGCTCAGAAGTGAAACAAGAAAATCAAGCTGAGATTATTACATTGGCAAAAAATTTGCAAAAATATGATTTACCACGTGTTAAAATTATTGGACATACAGATAATGTTGGTTCAGAAGAGTATAATCAAAAGTTATCGGAGCAACGTGCACAAGGTGTAACAGATATTTTTGTACAAGCAGGTTATCAACCACAAAATATTGAAACGATTGGGCGTGGTATGTCGCAACCTATTGTGGATAATGACACTGAAGAACATCGTGCTGAAAATCGCCGTGTAGCAATTGTGATTGTCCCTTAA
- a CDS encoding sensor domain-containing diguanylate cyclase, with the protein MEQHTEIEQALPLKYIFRRSQLWVMLLGVAMIFVLLFTVTLWSFNTYLRRNVQVLGKTLMELVQPALEFQDMDYLNKTVVSYLNSYSIRKIELFDIDNNILLSEQIQSTEYSILQKWIDGSFSNKPVYFDIYLKEENIKVGTLALYPSSEQMAVYVMQILCILLICLCAMMLCWFYSIQRIYRVMMGAISPLIHTASYVRDEKAYNIRFKTSKITELNILIQVFNQLLNEMQKWHIHLQQENAELSHQALHDELTGLPNRHVFYKTLQEIFNNDEMRQNSVLMFIDNNKFKEINDTYGHLAGDAVLKEMALRLKARIRRDDIFVRIGGDEFAIILKNVNRIEFLQTIATNLIACTQEPLWFEKQYIHFGFSIGMAFSPYAQSVEHWIEQADRAMYQAKTSPLHWAIYHHDEVSYVNENS; encoded by the coding sequence ATGGAACAACATACTGAAATTGAGCAGGCTTTGCCATTGAAATATATTTTTAGGCGTTCTCAATTATGGGTTATGCTGTTAGGTGTAGCAATGATTTTTGTATTATTGTTTACAGTAACTCTATGGTCATTTAATACGTATTTACGCCGTAATGTGCAAGTTTTAGGGAAGACTTTAATGGAATTGGTACAACCTGCTTTAGAATTTCAGGATATGGATTATTTAAATAAAACAGTTGTTTCATATTTAAATTCGTATTCGATTCGCAAAATTGAGTTATTTGACATTGATAATAATATTTTGCTGAGTGAACAAATACAAAGTACAGAATATTCTATACTCCAGAAATGGATTGATGGCAGTTTTTCTAATAAACCTGTGTATTTTGATATTTATTTAAAAGAAGAAAATATTAAAGTTGGAACATTAGCATTATACCCAAGTTCAGAACAAATGGCCGTTTATGTGATGCAAATTTTGTGCATTTTATTAATCTGTTTGTGTGCCATGATGTTATGTTGGTTTTATTCGATACAGCGTATCTATCGTGTGATGATGGGAGCTATTTCCCCGTTAATACATACAGCATCCTATGTGCGAGATGAGAAAGCCTATAATATTCGTTTTAAAACCAGTAAAATTACAGAGTTGAATATTTTAATTCAAGTATTTAACCAGTTGTTAAACGAAATGCAAAAATGGCATATTCATTTACAACAAGAAAATGCGGAATTATCTCATCAAGCATTGCATGATGAATTAACAGGTTTACCAAATCGTCATGTATTTTATAAAACGTTACAAGAAATTTTTAATAATGATGAAATGCGTCAAAATAGTGTATTGATGTTTATTGATAATAATAAGTTTAAGGAGATTAATGATACTTATGGGCATTTGGCAGGAGATGCAGTGTTAAAAGAAATGGCTTTGCGTTTAAAGGCACGAATTCGCCGTGATGATATATTTGTACGGATTGGTGGAGATGAATTTGCCATTATTTTAAAAAATGTGAATAGAATTGAATTTTTACAGACGATTGCGACTAATTTAATTGCATGTACACAAGAACCATTATGGTTTGAGAAACAGTATATCCATTTTGGATTTAGTATTGGTATGGCATTTTCTCCTTATGCTCAATCGGTGGAACATTGGATTGAGCAAGCTGACCGTGCTATGTATCAGGCAAAAACATCGCCATTACATTGGGCGATTTATCATCATGATGAGGTATCATATGTTAATGAAAATAGTTAA
- a CDS encoding YfiR family protein: MKKYLKKSILLSLMLVISSSVLAQSSTQYYKTIVHILRYSTLSKQSTICVFNDKAVTDSFNQHFKQLNLEYSAIVVNADNFVRSNCQAVYFPNQSPKVQNDWINRYPTSILSFSSTNPQCEIGSAVCLSQGQNKINMAFNMDGLSRAKVSINPHVLKMAAGK; the protein is encoded by the coding sequence ATGAAAAAATATTTAAAAAAAAGTATATTACTTAGTTTGATGTTGGTCATATCATCATCGGTATTAGCTCAATCTTCAACACAATATTATAAAACTATTGTTCATATTTTGCGTTATAGTACTTTATCTAAACAATCTACTATATGCGTATTTAATGATAAAGCAGTTACAGATAGCTTTAACCAGCATTTTAAACAATTAAATCTAGAATATTCTGCGATTGTAGTGAATGCCGACAATTTTGTGCGTTCTAATTGTCAGGCTGTTTATTTTCCTAATCAGTCACCTAAGGTACAAAATGATTGGATTAACCGTTACCCAACTTCGATATTATCCTTTAGCTCGACAAATCCACAATGTGAAATTGGTAGTGCGGTGTGCTTATCTCAAGGACAAAATAAAATTAATATGGCATTTAATATGGATGGATTGAGCCGTGCTAAAGTCAGTATTAATCCACATGTATTAAAAATGGCAGCAGGGAAGTAA
- the argJ gene encoding bifunctional glutamate N-acetyltransferase/amino-acid acetyltransferase ArgJ → MAVGDISLPNTIYPIQGVKIGIHEAYIRYQNRKDLVIFELAEGSSVAGVFTQNSFCAAPVQVCKKHLQQQQGIRYLVINTGNANAGTGDVGLQNAYRTCAELAQIAGVEASQILPFSTGVIGEQLPMERLIAGLQPCLAQADANAWQTSAHGIMTTDTIPKVASEQFSFDGITYHITGISKGAGMIRPNMATMLGFVATDLPITQPLLQKLLKNATEQSFNRITIDGDTSTNDSCILIATGQAGGEILANEDDVRYQAFAEILNRVMKRLAELIVRDGEGATKFVAVQVEGGATIEECCDVAYSIAHSPLVKTALFASDPNWGRLVAAIGNAGLQNLDVSKINIWLDDVLICEHGGLAPTYHEEQGAKVMAQSEFVIRVELNRGEFKDTVYTCDFSYDYVKINADYRS, encoded by the coding sequence ATGGCAGTTGGCGATATTTCATTACCTAATACAATTTATCCAATTCAAGGCGTAAAAATAGGCATTCATGAAGCCTATATCCGTTATCAAAATCGCAAAGATTTAGTGATTTTTGAATTGGCTGAAGGTTCAAGTGTCGCAGGTGTTTTTACACAAAATTCATTTTGTGCGGCACCTGTACAAGTGTGTAAAAAACATTTGCAACAGCAACAAGGCATTCGTTATCTGGTGATTAATACAGGCAATGCCAATGCAGGTACAGGCGATGTCGGTTTACAAAATGCTTATCGTACTTGTGCAGAATTGGCACAAATTGCTGGTGTAGAAGCATCACAAATTTTACCATTTTCTACAGGGGTGATTGGTGAACAATTACCGATGGAACGTCTGATTGCAGGTTTACAGCCATGTTTAGCCCAAGCGGATGCGAATGCGTGGCAAACATCAGCACATGGTATTATGACCACAGATACCATTCCAAAAGTTGCATCAGAACAGTTTAGTTTTGATGGTATCACTTATCATATTACAGGGATTAGTAAAGGTGCAGGTATGATACGCCCAAATATGGCGACTATGCTGGGTTTTGTCGCAACTGATTTGCCAATTACTCAACCGTTATTGCAAAAATTATTGAAAAATGCCACAGAGCAATCCTTTAACCGTATTACCATTGATGGCGATACATCGACCAATGACTCATGTATTTTAATCGCAACAGGTCAGGCAGGTGGTGAGATTTTAGCTAATGAAGATGATGTTCGTTATCAAGCATTTGCAGAGATTTTAAACCGTGTAATGAAACGTCTTGCCGAGTTAATTGTGCGTGATGGTGAAGGTGCAACTAAATTTGTCGCCGTGCAGGTTGAAGGCGGTGCAACGATTGAAGAGTGTTGTGATGTGGCGTATAGTATTGCCCATTCACCATTGGTTAAAACGGCATTATTTGCGTCTGACCCGAACTGGGGACGTTTAGTGGCGGCGATTGGTAATGCAGGTTTGCAAAATCTTGATGTCAGCAAAATCAACATTTGGCTTGATGATGTGTTGATTTGTGAACATGGCGGATTAGCACCGACTTATCATGAAGAGCAGGGAGCAAAGGTCATGGCTCAAAGCGAGTTTGTAATTCGTGTCGAGTTAAATCGTGGCGAATTTAAAGATACGGTTTATACTTGTGATTTTTCTTATGATTATGTGAAAATCAATGCGGATTATCGTTCCTAA
- a CDS encoding rhodanese-like domain-containing protein yields the protein MIRKQDITSFDFPEHAVIWDVREPTSYQEGHIMGAVNRPFNTLTAESLNDIDPAQPIYILCGGGSKAPRSAELLDSFDSQREYVVLMGGTRAAKEAGMTIIQGE from the coding sequence ATGATTCGTAAACAAGATATTACCAGTTTTGATTTTCCTGAACATGCGGTGATTTGGGACGTGCGTGAGCCGACTTCTTATCAAGAAGGGCATATTATGGGGGCGGTCAATCGACCATTTAATACGCTGACCGCAGAAAGTTTAAATGACATTGACCCAGCTCAACCGATTTATATTTTGTGTGGCGGTGGTAGTAAAGCACCACGTTCCGCAGAATTATTAGACAGTTTTGATAGTCAGCGTGAATATGTGGTGTTGATGGGCGGAACTCGGGCAGCAAAAGAAGCTGGTATGACGATTATTCAAGGTGAATAA
- a CDS encoding YajQ family cyclic di-GMP-binding protein, translating to MPSFDIVSELELFEVNHAVQNTQKEIGTRFDFRGHDVSIELNEKAKEIKITAEADFQCEQVYNMLENHFFKRKVDIQALDPQKATASGKHVIQVIKLKDGLDSDTAKKINKAIKDSGIKVQSSIQGDKIRVTDKKRDTLQQVMAFLREQQFGIPLQFNNFKD from the coding sequence ATGCCATCTTTTGATATTGTTTCGGAACTCGAACTGTTTGAAGTCAATCACGCTGTACAAAATACCCAAAAAGAAATTGGAACACGTTTTGATTTTCGTGGTCATGATGTATCGATTGAACTCAACGAAAAAGCCAAAGAAATTAAAATCACTGCTGAAGCCGATTTCCAATGTGAACAAGTTTATAATATGCTTGAAAATCATTTCTTTAAACGTAAAGTCGATATTCAAGCACTTGACCCACAAAAAGCTACTGCATCTGGTAAACACGTGATTCAAGTGATTAAATTAAAAGATGGCTTAGACAGTGATACCGCTAAAAAAATCAACAAAGCGATTAAAGATAGTGGGATTAAAGTGCAATCATCGATTCAAGGGGATAAAATCCGTGTAACTGATAAAAAACGTGATACATTACAACAAGTCATGGCATTTTTGCGTGAGCAACAATTTGGTATTCCGTTGCAGTTTAATAATTTTAAAGATTAA
- a CDS encoding type II toxin-antitoxin system HicA family toxin produces MTKSEKLLEKLKNSQKTFVFSELVTLLKQLGFTMHEREGSRVVFICDDDSSIRIHLHKPHPENTIKGGALKAVKHYLEEKGYFSIDTMEQHDDDL; encoded by the coding sequence ATGACCAAATCTGAAAAATTGCTAGAAAAACTCAAAAATTCACAAAAAACTTTTGTATTTAGTGAGTTAGTTACGCTTTTAAAACAACTCGGTTTTACTATGCATGAGCGAGAAGGTTCACGAGTCGTTTTTATTTGTGATGACGATTCTAGTATTCGTATTCACTTACATAAACCACACCCTGAAAATACCATCAAAGGTGGTGCATTAAAGGCTGTAAAACATTATTTAGAAGAAAAAGGCTATTTTTCTATTGATACAATGGAGCAACATGATGATGACTTATAA
- a CDS encoding type II toxin-antitoxin system HicB family antitoxin, whose amino-acid sequence MMTYKGYVGTFTLDEDDEMFYGKLIGINQLVTFEANNAHDLRLAFFDAVDDYLTFCQEQNIEPDKPFKGSFNVRIGDDLHRRAVIASQGSSLNAFVTEAISEKLSRLSL is encoded by the coding sequence ATGATGACTTATAAAGGCTATGTTGGCACTTTTACACTCGATGAAGATGATGAAATGTTCTATGGTAAACTTATTGGTATCAATCAGTTAGTTACTTTTGAAGCTAACAATGCTCACGATTTACGCCTTGCTTTTTTTGATGCAGTCGATGACTATCTTACATTTTGTCAAGAACAAAATATTGAACCTGATAAACCATTTAAAGGGTCATTTAATGTACGCATTGGTGATGATTTACACCGCAGAGCAGTCATTGCTAGTCAAGGAAGTAGCTTAAATGCTTTTGTAACTGAAGCAATTAGTGAAAAATTATCTCGCTTATCGCTATAA
- a CDS encoding TonB family protein yields MSSAQSSKNNKALHISGVLAMVAVGHLVSAWLIGNMKMPEIRPLELTKPLEVKMIHIEKPKPIVPPQPKKEPPKEKPKPKPQPPKEIKKVEKPKPVVQPPKPVPQRVIQTKTPSPKPQQVAVDVPPAPPSPPAPPAPPVVKTPPSPPTPPSPPAPPAPPSPPAPPSPPAPVSVSEGQLAWQRRPHIDPSALNTHLKQLEADSVTVTVSFTSDAKGKIVSATVTKSSGIPALDTYVKNRVMGAKLKEYKPNGVPTPVKSTQNFLLRKPK; encoded by the coding sequence ATGTCATCTGCTCAATCTTCTAAAAACAATAAAGCTTTACACATTAGTGGCGTTTTGGCGATGGTTGCTGTTGGGCATTTGGTATCAGCTTGGCTTATTGGCAATATGAAAATGCCTGAAATTCGTCCTTTGGAACTCACTAAACCATTGGAAGTTAAAATGATCCATATAGAAAAGCCAAAACCAATTGTACCACCACAACCTAAAAAAGAACCTCCGAAAGAAAAACCAAAACCTAAGCCACAACCACCTAAAGAAATTAAAAAAGTTGAAAAACCAAAACCTGTAGTACAGCCACCAAAACCTGTACCGCAACGTGTTATTCAAACCAAAACACCTAGTCCAAAACCACAACAAGTTGCTGTTGATGTGCCACCAGCTCCACCGAGTCCGCCTGCACCACCAGCTCCACCTGTAGTAAAAACTCCACCGAGTCCACCTACACCGCCAAGCCCACCTGCACCGCCAGCTCCACCGAGTCCACCAGCTCCGCCGAGTCCGCCTGCACCTGTTTCTGTATCGGAAGGTCAATTGGCATGGCAACGTAGACCACATATTGACCCAAGTGCATTAAATACGCATTTGAAACAATTAGAAGCTGATAGCGTTACTGTAACAGTATCTTTCACATCAGATGCAAAAGGTAAAATTGTTTCGGCAACAGTAACAAAATCTAGTGGTATCCCTGCACTCGATACTTATGTAAAAAATCGTGTGATGGGGGCGAAACTGAAAGAATACAAACCAAATGGTGTACCAACACCAGTCAAATCAACCCAAAATTTCCTGTTGCGTAAACCTAAATAA